In Rosa rugosa chromosome 4, drRosRugo1.1, whole genome shotgun sequence, the genomic stretch ATGCAAGACTCCTTGCCCTAACTCTAAGGGTAAGGGAAAACTTATTGGTTAGTTCTTTTAGAATGGGATTCCAACTCAGcacctttcctttttttttgagattttgagaAGAGTTGCTCTTTGGAGAGCACAATACGATGAAAGTTGTAAGCTGTGTTTAGGTTGGTCTTGCCTACATACTATGAGATTATTTTACACCTAGTTTAACGAAGCTTTTGGAGTACCACAATTAAGTGCATTAACGAAGGGAGTTTCAATCTAAACTTTGTGTGAGGTGATTTATGTAGTTTGTAGGCTCTCAAATAAGTGAGTTTTGATGTATAAGTGAATGGTTTCATGTTTTCTCATATTTTGGGATGGTTGTTTGTGTCATTCTAGCTTGAGTTATATTGAAATCTATttttcactaaaaaaaaaatctgaataattaattttttttttcaatatagtATGAAATAATTTCAGGTTACTTAATCAATTTTTAGCTCTTAGAATAACTATTAACCTTAAAATATTGCTTCTAACAGCTATTCATTTGAAAATTGATCGATGAAGTTAAGTAATCAACTCTGTTTCTCCAGCAAAAAATCTGAAGTATAGGTAAAAAGCAAATCAATAAGTACTTCTTGAATGGACGATTCAAATATCTGTGATGAAGCTTCAATGACTTTGTTGAAGAATATCAGTGCCTCGCTTAAATCGAGAGGAGGCGTTCATTTTTAGTAGACAATGGTATATTTGGTTTAAGGTAAGGTAGTTTTCTCGCTTCCATGGAAACCAAACTTGTTTGTAGAagtcattctaaaaaaaaaaaaaaacttgtttgTAGAAGACAATGATATTGTCGTATTCCATAATGTCACTCTCATATCTAGAACTCAAATTTGAACAATTCATATAACAAATGAAATCCATCACTTAATCTCTCCTTGAAGCGGGTTTCGATCCATAAAGAGGAGGGTGGTGTTTTGGCGTTTCAATTCATGGAATAGAAGGAGAAGAACCGCATTCTTCACTGAGGTCCTTGGTTTTACAGTAGCTCTATATCAGTGTTGACGGACTATGACGGGGTCGAATTACTAGACGCGGTCTCCCTCCAATCTTTGGAGCTCTGGGTGGTGGTGAAAGGGCTGCGGGTTTCCATGTGCAACAAGCGCACCCTAATCCTAATCGGCAATGCTCTGGGAGTGTTTGCTCAGGCTGACAAAGTGGTGCTACTGCGGAAGAATCCCATTCAAAGGATCCGTTTGTTCCATGATGTTGACCGGAGGGTCTGGGCTCGGTGTACCTTTGATTTTTTGCTGGAGGTCTCAGTGCTTTTGGAGTTACGGTATGAAAAATGCCACGGTATTTTTCTCATAGTGTGGCTATTTTAGTCATGGAGGTAGTACATGTGACAAAGGTTCGGTGGCGGAGGCTTTAGTGTTGCCAGTGTTGGGGTATGAAGGATCAGAGCCGGGTTGTGATGTCGAGGAACCAACGTCAGGGTTGCCGTCTCTAGTGGTGGCGAGCATGGAGCTGGGATTGGTTAGAGAAATGCCTAAGGGGCCTGGGGCCGGTGCTAGAAACTAGGTCAGAGGCTGGATCTCCAGTAAAGGTGGCAGCTAGTGCTTGTTTGGAGGCCCCATTTTTTTTCGGcgggaaaccctaattttgagTTCGAGTTGACCGCTGGAGGGTTGACCAGGTCTGGGCTGTTGAATGGACTGAGTCTCACTGCTGGTAAGTATTCTGTACCCAAGGCTAACTATTTTCTTTTGGGGGGACAACAAGGGATTTGGGTGTGCACAAGCTCCGTGAAGATAACTGACTTGTGGCTGGGAAGCGTCTTTGCTTGGTAGAGGTGGCTTTGCCGAAAACCTTGGATGAGAATCTAGAGGAGGTCCCCATTACTGCTATTGGGAAGGTTCTAAAGAAAAAGGGCCGCCCTCGTGATCGTCGAAACAAACCCAAGCCTGCAGAGGTGGCAGGTGTGGGCCTTGCTGCGGAGGAGCCAAAGGAGGACACCCTTTCCCAAGAGGGTTCGAGTAATAGTTCTTACACTATCTTAGGCGGATGCTTTTGCTGGGATGTTGTTGGGATGTACACTAAGAGGGTCTTTAGGCGTCATTGCTTCATGTTAGTTGCTTTGTATGGGATGATGTAGGTctgtattttttctttttgtgcttttctgttttgttttatttagtttggtTTCTGCTTTTGGATTTTTTGGCTTTGAATAATTTATTGAGGGATTTTCGGATCCCTCTAACTTGACAGAGAAACGTCTCTATTTGTAATGGAATCTGATTCCGTACccctcaaaaaaagaaagaaaaaaatccctCCATCATATAAGTTGAAAATTCTGAATTTCACTAGGATTATTCATTTAGTTTTTTACGGAGATGAtatttgaaggttgtatagttTTTCCAAAGAAATGCGACTCCATATTAGAATTTGGAGAGCACCACTACGTTCTTGCTTAAAGTCCCACGCTACTCCCTACTAAACTGCGAACAACGACGCAAAAAAAATGCTCAGGTCCTTCGCCAAAAGTTCCCTCCACCTCTATCtccaccaaaaccaaaaccaaaacccaaaaaccctccacctcctcctcctccgccaccTCACCACCCTCAATGCCTTCCCTCCCCAAAACCCCGCCGTGGCCCCCACCAAAGACGACTACTTCTCCGCCATCCACCACATCACCAACATCGTCCGCCGCGACCACTTCATGGAGCGCACCCTCAACAAGCTCCGCATCTCCGTCGACTCCGACCTCGTCTTCCGCGTCCTCCGCGCCTGCTCCGCCTCCGCCACCGAGTCCCTCCGCTTCTTCAATTGGGCCCGCACCCACCACCCCACCTACCACCCCACCACCCTCGAAACCGAAGAGCTCGTCAAGACTCTCGCCCGCTCCAAAAAATACGAGTCCATGTGGAAAATCCTCGACTCCATGAAAACCCACCACGGTTTAACACTCTCCCAGGACACCCTTTGCTTCATTATCCAAGAGTATGGCAAGCACGGCCTAATCGACCAGGCCGTTGAGCTCTTCAATCGAGCTCCCAAAACCTTTAACTGCTTGCAGTCGGTGGAAGTTCACAACGCTCTGCTCTTCTCTCTCTGCCAGACTAAGCTCTTTCACGGCGCTTATGCCTTGGTGAGGAGGCTGATTCGAAAAGGGCTCATTCCGAATAAGATGACGTATTCCATTTTGGTCAATGCTTGGTGTTCTAATGGGAAGATGAAGGAGGCGCAGCTGTTCTTGGAGGAGATGAGTGAGAAGGGGTTTAATCCGCCGGTTCGAGGCCGTGATCTGTTGGTTGAGGGGTTGCTCAATGCTGGTTATATTGAGGCTGCCAAAGATATGGTAAGGAAAATGGTGAAGGAAAACTGTGTACCTGATGTTTCTACTTTTAATGCATTGCTAGAAGCTATTTGTAAGTCTGGGGAGGTTGAGTTTTGCATTGGTCTTTATTGGGAGGCAACTGGATTGGGGCTTTGTCCTGATATTAATACTTA encodes the following:
- the LOC133744030 gene encoding pentatricopeptide repeat-containing protein At5g18390, mitochondrial; translated protein: MLRSFAKSSLHLYLHQNQNQNPKTLHLLLLRHLTTLNAFPPQNPAVAPTKDDYFSAIHHITNIVRRDHFMERTLNKLRISVDSDLVFRVLRACSASATESLRFFNWARTHHPTYHPTTLETEELVKTLARSKKYESMWKILDSMKTHHGLTLSQDTLCFIIQEYGKHGLIDQAVELFNRAPKTFNCLQSVEVHNALLFSLCQTKLFHGAYALVRRLIRKGLIPNKMTYSILVNAWCSNGKMKEAQLFLEEMSEKGFNPPVRGRDLLVEGLLNAGYIEAAKDMVRKMVKENCVPDVSTFNALLEAICKSGEVEFCIGLYWEATGLGLCPDINTYKVLIPAVSKVGRMDDAFRLLHNAIEDGHRPFPGLYAPIVKGMCRNGQFDDAFCFFSEMKVKGHPPNRPVYTMLITMAGRGGRFVEAANYLMEMTELGLMPISRCFDLVTDGLKNSGKHDLAKRIEQLEVSLRGT